The Aspergillus fumigatus Af293 chromosome 7, whole genome shotgun sequence genome includes the window CCGATCTTGACGTGAACGATGCATTGAAATTCCGTTTGGAACTATTGACGAGACTAGGACCAAGCAGCCCAATGGGATCGGTATGCTAGACCGGGAACGgataaaagagaaaaagcaaaggaaatgaaaagTAGATAGGTACTAATCTGGAAGTGGATGTCTGTAAGGCTACTTTCCAATAATCAATCGTTTATCGTACATACAGTACCGAGTCTTTGGCATAGATATGCTGGGCCATCCGATAGTGGATCAGAGACACTAGATCCATCTGTCTCGTGGGCCTCATTATTTCCAAGGTCAAAAAAAGGGTTAGATACAGATAAAGATCCGGCTAAAAAAAAGGAATGAGAGACAGAGAACTCAAGCAAACAACGAGGTCTGGTTAACTATAGAGCCGGAGGTACATTACTTAACTAGATGGCAGTTAGCCTCGCTCGAACCAAGTGTTTTATTATAGGGGCTGGTTCAATCCACACCAGCTTAGATAACACCATACTACCCTAGATAGTAATAAACCTCAGCATACCTAAACAGGtaataatatattatataatagGAAAATAGAACTTTAAAATCATTCTGATTTACTATATAAAATTACTCATAGGCATTCCTCTCTTTTAAATCACAAATTAAATATATTATAAGATAGATTTAATAGCTAATTAGATTACTCTATTTAAAATTCTAGAATACTAGTTATATCTTAAGAGATTCTAGTATATTAACTATTATAAAGTCTGCTGCGCTAGCCCTAAGGTATATAAAATACTTAATTCTTCTAATTCTCTCCCTATAATATCTTATTCTCTTAATATGATATAATAAAGCTATTTACTAACTCTACTAACTATCTTCGTATATATTAGGCTaatctctccctcttctacCTCtgctgcctctgcctctatatatattaatataaaTACTCTCTTATAATAGAATATATTTAAATTTAGATAGattatagtatatactagctATCTCTCTAGCTAGAGAGAGATTTGCTAAGCCTAATAGACACCTATAAGGCTTAATAATCTTTAGTTCTAATAGACTAGTACTAGAAGGTAAGGGTTAATAAAAAGGGCTTTTTAGTTTAGAGAGAGATACTAGTACTAGTAGAATAGATTAATACTAAGAGATCAGCctatagtaatatattctttaataatataaatataaagtaatctaaatatatatcttatCTTACTAGTATAAGGCCTTATTTACTTCTTCCTAATAGTACCTTctagtagataataattatatatagatagcACCTTCTATAGGGTAGCTCTAGCtatctttattaatatattatagaatagGGGTTATAGTAAGCTAAGAGGcttctagatatactacTTAGTAAGGGTATACTTAATCTAAGTATGCTAATATAAAACTATATACTTAACGGATTAGAATATTATAAGATAATTACTAGTTAATAGAAGAAGATCTTATTTTAATATCTAATAGCTTCTCTTACCTCTTAAGGTAGCTTACTTACTAAGATATAAATAGttactagtatagtattaAAGGAATTACTTctttatattattattaagcTATTCTAGCTTAATATAGCTAATTATATCTATAAATACCTTACTATTATTAGGCTGGCCGTtgggaagggaagggaagggaatgGGAAATCCCACTCTAGGTTCCCCTCCTATTTTAGGCTAAGGTACGGGAATCCCATCACTAAGCCCTTAAAAAATGGGATTCCCATTTCCCATCCCTAAGAGAAAATGGGATTCCCTAATTAATAAGGGATTCCTATTGGGATTTCCCATCCCATTTTTATTATAGGATATGGGAGCCCTATCCCATTAGATAAGAATGGGAAATCCCATGGGAATCCCTTATTAATTAGGGAATCCCATTTCCCAAAGGGAGGGAAATCCCATGGAAAATTTCCTCCCATGCGGCCAGCCTAACTATTATACTTATTCTTAAATCTTTCTTATTTTTACTAGaatttagtatatataggGATGTATATAATATTCTTCTATATCCCTAGTATAGAATTCTACCTTATCTATagctattaaatatatacttataagctaataataataataaaagcAGCCTAATTTAATATAGCTTATTCCTCTTTAATAAGAGGCCTTACTTATATAAGAATCTtttaattaatatattaaatacaTAGCATTATATAAGTAATAGGGAACACTACTTTAATAGTATTATAAAAAttattatctttatctaTTAAGATTATAGCTAGTAATTCTAGGCTAAGTTATTTATAGATAGATTAGAGATAGTATAAAATAAACTTATAGAACTCCTATCCCTTATTACTTATAAAGCTAAATCTAATAAAGAAAGACCTACCTATAGAgcttatatctataatattaagAAGTAGCATCTTATAGTAATttattttatatatatagtctATAATTAATATGTGAAtgaaaataaatagtatatactaaatagtatataaatgacaaaggaaatttcacaaatatagaggggaatagatggcttgcctaagtataaaggaagaataggaggaATAGTAGTAGAATAGAATAGAATAGTAGAAGGAAAAATAGCTAAGAATATCTTAGATTAATATCTTAATTCCTTAATTAATTTTATTGActagctatagggtgattttaagggtgtatttatagacgattccttctagcataggccattcGAATATTgaatgatctcatagccgggtgatctcatagattagatcaccatttgctaatggttgaaatcgatgatgatgaatgatgatccatgaccataaggttagaaccatGGATATGGTCAACGATCAACCatagcatggttttcaccaacataatatatatagattTAACTTTAATAGCTTAAAAGCTATCTgatatatataaaatagaGATCTTATAACATTCTCCTCTATATAATAGTTAAATATCtagttttctttctttagaaGCTAAGTAAGTAAGCTTTAGATAGGAGTTTTACTATTTAGGAACTTAATATACTTCTTCTACTAATAATTATAGATATCTTAACTTATAAGTATAGATTCTCTGTCTTCTCTATATAAAGAACCTAGAATCTAGTATGTAGGAGTACTAGTATAAAGCTAATTCTTAATATTTTATACCCTCTATTCTAattcttattattaataCATTAGATAAGTTAATAGGGGTAATGGCTTATAATTATAGCTTTTATTTAAGATAATAAATATCTAATTATTAAACCCCTTTAAATACTCAATAGTTATCTAAAAAGGATAGTTAACTAGGCAAGATAAATAGCTTCTCTTAAAATACGCTTTATCAATTTATACATAATAGTTCCCTCTATAGTTATAATAAAGgtagataatattcttaaGGCCTATAtttttatctttcttaaagcTCTTAGTAGTTAGCATATATCTATAAGAGGCTATAAAGCTATTAAAGAAGTCTATAGCTTCTTTAAGAGTTATAAAGCTTTAATCTATAGGGTGAGGGGgtatttaatatattatagTTACATCTTACTATAATTTAAGAATATAGGAGttatctgcatcttccttAGCTAATTCTAGCTAGGTATCTATATATTAAGATACTATATTAGCCTTATATAGATGTATGCTAAGGTGGAATAGTTATACTATATATAATTTAATATTAAACCCTATAAGCAAGCCCTTATCTAAGCCTTTATTGCATGCCCTATTTGCCTGTTTAGGTATACTAAGGTTTATTACTATCTAGGGCAGTATGGCATTATCTAAGCTGGTGTGGATTAAACCAGTCCCTTTATTATATGGATGCTTAATCCCGAAGCGAATTCGCGAGGGGCACTTTGATGGAAGTATACCTGCCGGGCATCTATGGTAGATTTTCCATACATACTGTTACAAGTCATTGACTTTACAGGGGGTCAGGATGGCGAATTGTGAGAAATTCCACCCAATAAATAATTAACACTCTTTCCAACCCAATCAAAACGGCATTCTCTGCTCGACCCAAGGATCGACACTCAAGCCTTTGGAGAACATGCACCTAGCACCATGGTAATAGGTACAGTATGTcctaggtagatagatgGATCAAACAATTCGATCAATTGCGTTATCACTCTGTGACTGTACCGATCTACCTACCTATCTAAGTGTTCCAGTCGTAAACTAGCTCCAACTCCACTCCAAGCCTCCGAAAAGTACCTCAATCACGGGGGGGAACAGGGAGAGTGCCTGACTGACATGACCCGAGACAATGGACTGCAGCAATTCCTAGTTCCTAACACTAAACTGGAATCCACTGCGTGGCTCAACCTGCCAATCATGATTTTATGCGTGAGCTATGCACTTTGGGGTCCTTGGGGAGTGGTCATAGGCCATCCAGATGATCGCCAAGTGGCATTGGGCCGGCACGAGTGCCCTTGTCACTCCACAGCGCCGTCGATCCTTTCTCGACTCCAGCCGGCATAGTACAGTAGACGTATCTAGTACCTGTCTGATTCTACCTTAGAGTTGCattattaaatatagatTCCCCGGTCTCGCACAGGGCAAGTTCATTTTCTTTAGATATTTCCTCACGTTCCTATTAAATGTTCGACGATCGATACTTCCATCTACACCTGCGTTACTTTTGCCTACTTCCATCCTGAGTGATTTGTGTGTACTTGTTTACCTCCTTCTACTAGCCTATTCTACACCACACATCGTTATTGCTTGACATCGTCCAACTCTTGtctgcctctttctttgctcctcagagagatgaagaattCGATTCCATCAGACGTatgggagaagaagaaagcgtTGATTGCCAAGCTGtacaaagaggaagaatggccTCTCAAACAAGTCATCAAGAAGATTCGCTCAGACAACTTCAACCCAAGGTGAGATAGGTGCGGGAAGCACGAGCACTATCCCATAAGCTAATTGATATCCCGTATAGTGAAACTCAGCTTCGGAGCAGACTGAAGAAGTGGCGCGTCACAAAGCCGTCTCGGCAAACACGGAAGAAGTCTCCCGATGGCCAGTTCAAAGCCACCGACGGCGACAGTGGAATCGATGGAGCATCTCCAAAGACACAGAATTCATCTGTCTCTCCCAGGACTCCATTGCACGCTAACCAGCAGCCAGCTGTGAGAGCCTTTCCAGCTACAGAGCCTGATTGGTATATGAGCCACAAGGTATACGCGCCATCACAGGGAACTTCAGGGCCAATTTTCGTCGATGATCAGACTATGTCCACCTGGCCTCTACTGGCTGACCAACAACCCTCACCGAGCCCATCGGATCGCCATACCTCTCACAATGGCTCCCCCGTAGCTATGTCAGGTTCCAATGCTTTCCATCAGCGCCGCATCTCGCAGGGGATGGACACAGCATTTGTCAACGCGACATCCACAGTGACGCATACTTTTAGCGGCATACCATTTGCCGTCACCACTGAATCTTGCACGCCAGAGCAAGTCTCTACAACGGCGGCAACAGCACCTGTTCAGTGGACCGTCCCTCATTGGTACCCACTGCCTCCGGGAGCCATTTCTCAACCTCCGCCAGTCCAATTTtatcctcctgctcctccaaGCCCTCCGTCAACAAGCCCCGTGGACCCTACAATGCAAGCACCGCACTCACAGGTTGACTTCTCTGCATATTTGCCCAACTATTCTGGCCCTTCTCAATATCAGGTGTTCGAAAACTTCGACGGAGTCAAGTCGTGGAAACGAGTTATGTCTCTTCAATATACACCTGACACAACGGCTCTTAACCCAGGAGCTGAACGACCTGAGGTTGCAAATTATGCCGACAGGAAGGCGTCGCTGCCCTCGAAGATGTCAAGCTATCATTCCAATGGACTCATGACTCCACCGTCTCAATTTCTCCCTCATGTGCAAAATCCTATGATGTGCGGACCAATGTATTCCTACCTTGGCCcagatcctcttccacaCAGGCCACCGAGCATTGAGTTCTAGAATCAAGGTTGAGGCTCTTGATCTCATCTTCGAATGGGACCTTGGGTTTGGaatccttcttccttctttcaaTAATCCCTCGCTTTGTCTCTGCGCATGCTGGTCATGCTAATTGAACACGTCTTCTAATATTCCTTTTCGTTTTGTCATTCTcatcttgtcttctttgtCACTCTAATAGGTCCGTCTCAACAAGTCGCAGCAATCGGTCTATATACCAAACTTTAggttctttttttttggggaGTGATCGTCAAATTTGGAGCAAAGAGGGTGTTATGGCTTTGTATCTGATGTCTTTACGGGCATATTATGTATTGCACGAAAGTGAATGTACTGAACAAATTATGTACGGGGTGGCAATTCTTGACTATTAAAAGACAAAAATGGGTCAAAGCGGTCTCTTTCACACCCGTTTTGGATGCTCACCTGTATTTTTGGCTAACTCACCGAGGAGTTGAGACTGCAATGATAAGCACTCACATTGGTTAAcattattttctttttccatAGAGATTTCAAATTAATGTCGGAAGCAATTGATGTCCTTATAGGGGCACCCTGTGCAGAGGAAAGGCCCAGTAGCAAAACATGAAGATCTATCTGTTCAATTATCCGAAACTGACCTCGGCTCGTTCGTAATCGCGGGGAAATCTACGCTGTTCACAGCTTCCAGCTTGCAGCATGCACTTTCTGTGCATCTGCTCTCTTTACGCCCTTTTCCACTGAGTCTATCGACTAATATATAGAAGAGTCTATCATCCACCTACCTCTTCTTAAACCTTGGACGTTTTACACGGAAGTGTTTTGCGATTGATTGACTTTCCCTGTTGATCAACATGAGGGCGATTCAGGTCAAAGAGTATGTCAAAGTACGTTAAGATTCGCTTCTTTCAAAATCCTTTATTGAAGACTTCCTCTAACGGCAAGTCTCAACCAGGGTCCTCTCGACCTCCGGGTCACCGAGTTGCCTACCCCATCCCCCTCGCCAGACAAGTACTTGATCGAGGTCCACTCCGCAGGAACCAATTTCTTCGACCTGCTACAGATCCAGGGTAAATACCAGCACCAGCCGCCCCTCCCTTGGATCGGAGGCGCCGAGTTTGCTGGCACGATCCTCGCTGTGCCAACcggccagaagaagaccCAATTCAAGGTCGGTGACCGAGTATTTGGCGCGACGCAGGGTGCCTACGCCACGCACGTGCTCGCGCCTGAGGCGTCGCTGCTCCCCATCCCCGCTGGCTGGAGCTTTGAGGATGCCGCCGGCTTGTTTGTGACCGCGCCGACCTCATACGGCGGTCTGGTGCATCGGGCCAATGTGCAGCCGGGTGACTGGGTCCTTGTGCATGCGGCGGCGGGTGGAGTTGGGCTGGCGGCTGTGCAGATTGCCAAGGCTAAGGGGGCGACGGTGATTGCGACTGCGGGGACAGAGCGCAAGAGACAGGTCGCGCAGGAGTTTGGAGCGGACTATGTGATTGATTACTGCAATCAGAAGTGGCCTGAGGAGGTAAAAAAGTTGTGTGCGCAGCACCGCACAGGGAATGGGAAGGCGGGCGTGGACGTCGTGTATGATCCGGTTGGTATGATCGATGCCAGTCTCAAGTGCGTGGCCTGGAATGCGCGGTTGCTGGTGATTGGGTTTGCGGCCGGGAAAATCGAGAAAGTCGCGCTGAACCGGGTGCTGCTGAAGAACGTCAGTCTTGTCGGCTTGCACTGGGGCCAGTACGCCAAGTTTGAGAAGGAGACGGTAGGCGTTGTCTGGAAGGGAATCTTCGATCTGGTGGCCCAAGGCAAGTTCAGAGGGACAGCCTTCACAGACGAAAGATTTGTGGGATTGGAGAGTGTGCCCAGAGCCTTGCAGGCTCTCGGAAGCAGAGAAACCTGGGGTAAAGTAGTGGTGAAGGTCATTGACGATGAGGCGAAGAGCAAGCTGTGACCTGTACCGCTGTTTTAACACTATCAATCTTTTCTCTACTTGCAACAATCCGAAATAACACTAGACATACACGACATGTCTGTCCTTATGTATTATATCTCTATCACCAATATGTCTATGGTCGGTATTTGTAGATGTAGGTGCGCAAGGAGTCATGCTCTCGTAGAATGTAGAAAACGCGAGCAAACATGAACTATGAAGGCCCTGTAACTTCCTCTCGCAACTTTCAGATCACGAGAACTCGAAACGAGCTCTTACAAACCAGCTCCAGTCGGTCACAGTCACAAGACGTGACGTGTGGTGACTGTCCTTCGAGAGAAGGGTCCGTGAGAGCATGTCAGACGCCCTATTCTGCTCCTTGCGGATGGACAGACAGGGGAGACTCGGACAGCTGGATTGTAAAGTTGCACCGGTATGAGATTGTGTAGACTTGAGGGATGCACAAATCGCCAAGGATcaaatagtatatattatGATGTTTCGTGACTGCTGTTGGCTGCGAAAACGCAGGTTAGTTATCATTCCTCTACCAGTTTTGTAGTGAGAGTATTTGGATCAGTTGCATCGTATCCAGcaaatatatagaatcaaACAGTTGACTTCATCTTCAGCGTTTGATCTTATTATATCTATCAAGGATAATCGCCTGAGCTGCAAAGTTGATCAGAATAAACTCAGTCCGCAGTTTGCtgggaaagggaggaaaaATCTGACGGACGAGATCCTCGCTTAGCGTCAGCTTAGTCAGATGGTTTTGATTCGCAATCTTATCATCCCTGTACAGGGACACAGCTCAGCGTGGTTCGGAGAAAGGTCGCCGTGGTCCGGCGGAAACTCGCTCACCGTCGACCCACGTTCAACCTCAACGTGTGTCGGAGATCTTTTGTCATAGAGTACCTCCATAATCTTGATATGTGTCAATAAAGATTTTTAATTcaaaaaggaggaagagtTAGAATATTAAAAGCCCAATAATAACTACACTATGTAAAAATCTATTTAGCCTTAGTAATAGGCTTAGCATATGCTAAACGTCTGTCGTACACTGGGACATTTAGTCATGGTTCGACACCTGCTGACCTCTTTTCCGCTGAACCACGGCGACCTTTCTCCGACCCCACGCCGAGCTGCAACCCCCATCACATGCCTATAGTTGATAATCGGAGATAAGATAAGCATCAGTATGATGTGTGATGTACTGTAGGACCCTAGCAACTGAATCAGTAACGAGGGGCTGTAGTAGCCAAGGAgtgaagatgctggagaagtTCATCTCATTGCACTATCTGAATTCTCTCTTTGAATACTAGAAGCAGAAGGGGAGTTAACTGTTCGAAAAAGATTTTCAAGGCACAGCTGACTTGATATTGACGCTTTACATCATGCACGGTAACAGCATGTCTTACAGTTCAATGCTTTGATAAGTGTTGTCAAATTGTTTGCACTTGATGAAGTCCGAGTCAAGATATATAGCTGGGCCGTTTAGATACTGAAGGCATACCTTATATTTTGACCTGTAGGTACGATGGCATGATTTTTGTCGAGACATCATCCACCCATACGTCATGCCATAATTATTCCAGTTTGTGACCCCGCCAGAAAGTTATCACAAGCATTATGAACAAGTGCTTTAATTTAGTGATAACAAGTGTCGGCTAGTATTTCCCCTATATGTCTGATTTAAATCCGGACGACACCGAATCACTTACGTCGGTCCTTTGTTGCTATGATTAGCGTCCATCTGAACCGTCCAATTCTCGTCTAAACATAGTCCGCGTATACGATCAATCGCATGCAGGATGTCGACGTCCACAAAGTCTTCCAAGTTCAGTCATTTGCCTCGAGCAGCTTCGGGGCCGCTGGAATGTCCGTATGAGGTGAGGAAGAGCCAATTTCCACTATGCAAGGTGGCCAATGGATGGCATACTGATGGAGGCCGTCCAGGGGATGAGTGTCATACATAATCCCACCTTCAACAAGGGCTCTGCCTTTACTGAAGAGGAGCGAAAAAATTTCAAGCTACACGGCTTAGTACCCCCGAATACGCAGACGCTTGAGGAACAAGTCCACCGTGCATATGAACAGTACAGTAGCCGAGCGGATGACCTAGCAAAGAACACTTTCATGGCTAGCATGAAGATGCAAAATGAAGTTTTGTATTTTAGAGTAAGTACCATTATTTTTTAAAGGGGAAGCAGATATTTGCGAAACATTCTTTACCCATGTCACGTTCGATATTGAGTTCGAAAATCTGCTTCGTGACTAATTTTTTTTCAGTTACTACAAACTCATCTAAAAGAGATGTTCAGCATCATCTACACTCCAACAGAAGGAGACGCCATTCAAAACTACTCACGTTTGTTCAGGAGGCCAGAAGGCTGCTTCCTAAATATCAATGACCAGGACGCGATTGAAGAGTGCTTGTCCAATTTCGGTCGCGGTGAGGATATTGATTACATCGTCGTCAGCGACGGCGAAGAGGTACCCGGACCTTTTCATTCCCATTGCTACCTCATGCACGATTCTGACAGGGTCAACTACAGATTCTCGGAATTGGCGACCAAGGTGTTGGTGCGATTCTGATATCCGTCGCCAAGTTGGTAATCACAACTATTTGCGCTGGAATCCACCCAAGCCGGCAGCTTCCAGTAGTTCTGGACTGTGGTACAGATGTAGGGCTCGCAGACATCAACAGGAGCCTTGTGTGCTAACACCGGTGATAGAATCAAAAACTGCTTGACGATGAGCTTTACCTCGGCCTTCGACAACCCCGAGCTAGAGGAAAGGAGTATGATCAATTTGTGAATAGATTCGTCACCACTGCTAGAAAGCTTTTCCCCAAAGCATACATCCATTTGTGAGTGAAATTGAGTCTCGTCTTTGGCCGCAATTTGAACCGCAAGCCATGCGACTGACGTCCCTTCGCAGTGAAGACTTTGGCCTTCATAATGCCAAAAGACTTCTCGATGGATTTCGACCACACATGGCCTGCttcaatgatgatatccAAGGAACCGGGTGTGTCACTCTGGCGGCATTAATGGCCGCTTTGCACGTCAGTGACGTCAAATTGCAGGACGTGCGCATCGTCATCTTTGGTTCCGGTTCTGCTGGGACTGGTATTGCACAGCAAATTGCTGGTACAATTGCGACGGAGACCCATAAATCAAAGGACGAAGCGGCAAAGCAAATCTGGTAAGCCTTGCGGGAAATTGATGCTTTGCCCCATTGCAACTTACTCAACCTTTTTCCAGGTGTTTAGACAAGCCAGGATTGCTAGTAAAGTCCTTAGGTGACCAATTGATGCCGGCACAGAAACCTTTTGCGCGCAGCGATTATGAGTGGTCTGACGGGGAGAGGGATCTGCTATCTGTAGTGAAAAAAGTCAAGCCCCATGCGCTGATTGGGACATCGACAAAGCCCAACGCTTTCACAGAAGAGATAATCCGAGAAATGGCCAAGCATGTCCACAGTCCAATTGTATTTCCATTGAGTAATCCTACGCGGCTGCATGAGGCACAGCCCAAGGATATCAACCAGTGGACAAATGGTCGAGCGTTGATAGCGACTGGGAGCCCCTTCCCACCAGTTGATCGCAACGGGGCAAAGTATGAGATTGGTAAGTACAGATTGTCAAAAGTTTGTAGACATGACATGACTCATTGGAAAACCCTATAGCGGAATGCAATAATTCAACCTGTTTCCCCGGAATTGGCCTTGGAGCCGTCTTGTCTCGGGCACGCGTCCTGTCAGACAAGATGCTGGTCGCTGCGGCCAAAGCGCTAGCAGCTCGATCACCTGCGCTTCAAGATCCCAACAAGCCTCTCCTACCCGATGTGGAAGAGGTCAGGGAAATCAGTATCGATATTGCCAAGGCGGTGATTAAGACAGCAGTAGAAGAAGGGCATGCTCAGGAAGCGGGTATTCCCACAAACGATGACGATCTGGAGGAGTGGATTCGTGTACAGATGTGGGACCCTGTCTACCGTCCTCTCTCAAAGCCGAAATAGGAGTGAAATCTGTAGCGCAAGATCAAGATCGGGGCTTTGAATCTTACTGCAGAATAGCTTGATCATCTGGGTGAAGAAGCCCACAGTTCGCTGCAGTGAAGGCGGGCAACAGTAGTCAAGCCTCAGGTAGATTGCTCTACGCGGTCTCATGTGAATGTGCAGTCTGTCTCATTGAACAAACATAAAAGAACCTGCAAGCGTTGCTGTTCACAATCATCCTTTGTTAACAATGTCAAAGCTGTCAAACACTGGCTATGTTTACACTGAAGAAAGCCTTGTGGAAGCCTGACAAGTCGTTCCATATATTACTTTCAAATGGGTAGTTTTATCCGCTCCAATAGCCATTAATTCACTCAATCGTAGGTTTTGGGTGAGCAACAAGGCTTAAACTATGGAGACTGAGGCTCATAGTGGGCTGGCTGCTGCGCCTTCTCGTAGGCAAGAAATCCTAGAGGACAATGAGTCTCTATTGCACCGCACGTGGAGTTGGAAGAGGCAAAACATGATTTCATGGATAATCAGATAAAATTTCATTGATCGAATCAGGTTCTGGCCGAGGCTTTTGTAGATGATGGATGAATGATAACATGATGGTTCTTTGGGTTTTCTAGAAATTGAAGCTGGACGGCTGGACGGCCCTTGGCATCGCAGATTGTAACCTTGTTAGTCaatagtacagagtagagaaCTGGTTAATAGACGTTGGGTCCGAGCTCAGGTTTTCCCgggatcaaatcatcaaagGACAAAGCGAGCATCGCCGCTTTGCTGGGCAAttttggagatgatgaaaggTTACCaagaaattcaagaaatccttaataattAAGCTGGTCCGCTTTACATCAGTGGGTTTTCCTGCCATAACTCTCTTAAGGAAAAAACTGCCTCATTCCTGGCAATATCTTTCTTGTCGCTTAACCTCAGATAACACCAAGATTTGACCTACATCAATACTGTGTTGCGCACTCTTACTTTCCATATTGAGGCTACAGCAAGTTTATTTGCGCGTCTAATACAGTCCTTCCCCCAAAAGGAAAATAACAAGATTATAAGATGAAAATCGCCTACACAGCGGTTCTTGTTTTCCTTTTGTCGTCCACCAGTGTCACTTCCTATAGGATTCCGCAGTCGGATCTGGTCGCTCGTGATGTAGTCGCTGTCGATTCATTTCGAGCCCCAGATCTCGAAAaacgtcgaggaggaggcggtggacGAGGTGGCGGAAGCGGAGGATCCGGTGGGGGACGCAGTGGAAGCGGCGGAAGCGGTAGTTCATCGGGGTGAGCGGTTGTCAAGCTGCCTGTTATCTTCATAGACATCGAGACTAACAGTCGTTCTGTACGAAGTTCCGGTGGGCGTACAGGAGGCTCATCTCGCCCTGGTTCCACCTCTAGTAGCAATCGCATTGGCGGTGCCTACTACGCTGGCGGCGCCACATCTACATACAGGGCCGGCACGCGATCTCCTCTGGGAGTCACTCCTTTCCTTTTGCCAGTCGCTGCACTGGCCATCTTCCCTGGTATCTGGCTCTACGGAGCATATGCATACCCGTACAGTCATCGTTACAACTATACAAATGAAACTTCTCGCCAAAACGAATCATTGCCGGTAGTCTGCTTGTGTCAAGAATACTCAGATTGCGGCTGTGACGATAACAATAACAGCACCTACTATCAATCACTGTTCAATGGCACTCAACCTGTGAACTCGAGTATCGCCAAGGTTGTCAACGCCAACGGAACCGAGACCATCTACATTAACGGAACTGTGCCGAACGCAACGGACTCTACGAGctcgtccacctcctcaGCTCCCGCTACAGCCCTTCTTGAGGCTAGTGGATACTGGGTTATGGTCGCTCTGGTGGCTAGTATGGTTTGGGCGCTATGATGGATGTTCCGGCGATGGAATCGTTCA containing:
- a CDS encoding Clr5 domain-containing protein, translated to MKNSIPSDVWEKKKALIAKLYKEEEWPLKQVIKKIRSDNFNPSETQLRSRLKKWRVTKPSRQTRKKSPDGQFKATDGDSGIDGASPKTQNSSVSPRTPLHANQQPAVRAFPATEPDWYMSHKVYAPSQGTSGPIFVDDQTMSTWPLLADQQPSPSPSDRHTSHNGSPVAMSGSNAFHQRRISQGMDTAFVNATSTVTHTFSGIPFAVTTESCTPEQVSTTAATAPVQWTVPHWYPLPPGAISQPPPVQFYPPAPPSPPSTSPVDPTMQAPHSQVDFSAYLPNYSGPSQYQVFENFDGVKSWKRVMSLQYTPDTTALNPGAERPEVANYADRKASLPSKMSSYHSNGLMTPPSQFLPHVQNPMMCGPMYSYLGPDPLPHRPPSIEF
- a CDS encoding NADPH:quinone oxidoreductase family protein; amino-acid sequence: MRAIQVKEYVKGPLDLRVTELPTPSPSPDKYLIEVHSAGTNFFDLLQIQGKYQHQPPLPWIGGAEFAGTILAVPTGQKKTQFKVGDRVFGATQGAYATHVLAPEASLLPIPAGWSFEDAAGLFVTAPTSYGGLVHRANVQPGDWVLVHAAAGGVGLAAVQIAKAKGATVIATAGTERKRQVAQEFGADYVIDYCNQKWPEEVKKLCAQHRTGNGKAGVDVVYDPVGMIDASLKCVAWNARLLVIGFAAGKIEKVALNRVLLKNVSLVGLHWGQYAKFEKETVGVVWKGIFDLVAQGKFRGTAFTDERFVGLESVPRALQALGSRETWGKVVVKVIDDEAKSKL
- a CDS encoding NAD-dependent malic enzyme encodes the protein MSTSTKSSKFSHLPRAASGPLECPYEGMSVIHNPTFNKGSAFTEEERKNFKLHGLVPPNTQTLEEQVHRAYEQYSSRADDLAKNTFMASMKMQNEVLYFRLLQTHLKEMFSIIYTPTEGDAIQNYSRLFRRPEGCFLNINDQDAIEECLSNFGRGEDIDYIVVSDGEEILGIGDQGVGAILISVAKLVITTICAGIHPSRQLPVVLDCGTDNQKLLDDELYLGLRQPRARGKEYDQFVNRFVTTARKLFPKAYIHFEDFGLHNAKRLLDGFRPHMACFNDDIQGTGCVTLAALMAALHVSDVKLQDVRIVIFGSGSAGTGIAQQIAGTIATETHKSKDEAAKQIWCLDKPGLLVKSLGDQLMPAQKPFARSDYEWSDGERDLLSVVKKVKPHALIGTSTKPNAFTEEIIREMAKHVHSPIVFPLSNPTRLHEAQPKDINQWTNGRALIATGSPFPPVDRNGAKYEIAECNNSTCFPGIGLGAVLSRARVLSDKMLVAAAKALAARSPALQDPNKPLLPDVEEVREISIDIAKAVIKTAVEEGHAQEAGIPTNDDDLEEWIRVQMWDPVYRPLSKPK